The Azospirillum brasilense genome window below encodes:
- the nifK gene encoding nitrogenase molybdenum-iron protein subunit beta gives MSHPVSQSADKVIDHFTLFRQPEYKELFERKKTEFEYGHSDEEVARVSAWTKTEEYKEKNFAREAVVINPTKACQPIGAMFAAQGFEGTLPFVHGSQGCVAYYRTHLTRHFKEPNSAVSSSMTEDAAVFGGLNNMIDGLANAYALYKPKMIAVLTTCMAEVIGDDLSGFINNAKNKESVPADFPVPFAHTPAFVGSHIVGYDNMIKGVLTHFWGTSENFDTPKNETINLIPGFDGFAVGNNRELKRIAGLFGIQMTILSDVSDNFDTPADGEYRMYDGGTPLEATKEAVHAKATISMQEYCTPQSLQFIKEKGQQVAKYNYPMGVTGTDELLMKLAELSGKPVPAELKLERGRLVDAIADSHTHLHGKRFAVYGDPDFCLGMSKFLMELGAEPVHILSTSGSKKWEKQVQKVLDASPFGKSGKAYGGKDLWHLRSLLFTDKVDYIIGNSYGKYLERDTKIPLIRLTYPIFDRHHHHRYPTWGYQGALNVLVRILDRIFEDMDANTNIVGETDYSFDLVR, from the coding sequence ATGTCCCACCCCGTTTCCCAGAGCGCCGACAAGGTCATCGACCACTTCACGCTCTTCCGTCAGCCCGAATACAAGGAGCTGTTCGAGCGCAAGAAGACGGAGTTCGAGTACGGCCACTCCGACGAAGAGGTCGCCCGGGTTTCCGCGTGGACCAAGACGGAAGAGTACAAGGAAAAGAACTTCGCCCGTGAGGCGGTCGTCATCAACCCGACGAAGGCCTGCCAGCCGATCGGCGCGATGTTCGCGGCCCAGGGCTTCGAGGGCACCCTGCCCTTCGTCCATGGCTCGCAGGGCTGCGTCGCCTACTACCGCACGCACCTCACCCGCCACTTCAAGGAGCCGAACTCCGCGGTTTCCTCGTCGATGACGGAAGACGCGGCGGTGTTCGGCGGCCTGAACAACATGATCGACGGCCTGGCCAACGCCTACGCGCTGTACAAGCCGAAGATGATCGCCGTGCTGACCACCTGCATGGCCGAGGTCATCGGCGACGACCTCTCCGGCTTCATCAACAACGCGAAGAACAAGGAAAGCGTCCCGGCGGATTTCCCGGTTCCCTTCGCCCACACCCCGGCCTTCGTCGGCAGCCACATCGTCGGCTACGACAACATGATCAAGGGTGTTCTGACCCACTTCTGGGGCACGTCGGAGAACTTCGACACCCCGAAGAACGAGACGATCAACCTGATCCCGGGGTTCGACGGTTTCGCGGTCGGCAACAACCGCGAGCTGAAGCGCATCGCCGGCCTGTTCGGCATCCAGATGACCATCCTGTCGGACGTGTCGGACAACTTCGACACCCCGGCCGACGGCGAGTACCGCATGTATGACGGCGGCACCCCGCTGGAGGCCACGAAGGAGGCCGTCCACGCCAAGGCCACCATCTCCATGCAGGAATACTGCACCCCGCAGTCCCTGCAGTTCATCAAGGAGAAGGGCCAGCAGGTCGCCAAGTACAACTACCCGATGGGCGTCACCGGCACCGACGAGCTTCTGATGAAGCTGGCCGAGCTGTCCGGCAAGCCGGTCCCGGCGGAGCTGAAGCTGGAGCGCGGCCGTCTCGTCGACGCCATCGCCGACAGCCACACCCACCTGCACGGCAAGCGCTTCGCCGTGTACGGCGACCCGGACTTCTGCCTGGGCATGTCGAAGTTCCTGATGGAGCTGGGCGCCGAGCCGGTGCACATCCTGTCCACCTCCGGCTCGAAGAAGTGGGAGAAGCAGGTTCAGAAGGTGCTCGACGCCTCGCCGTTCGGCAAGTCCGGCAAGGCCTACGGCGGCAAGGACCTCTGGCACCTGCGCTCGCTGCTGTTCACCGACAAGGTCGACTACATCATCGGCAACAGCTACGGCAAGTATCTGGAGCGCGACACCAAGATCCCGCTCATCCGCCTGACCTACCCGATCTTCGACCGTCACCACCATCACCGTTATCCGACCTGGGGCTACCAGGGCGCTCTGAACGTGCTGGTGCGCATCCTGGATCGGATCTTCGAGGATATGGACGCCAACACGAACATCGTCGGCGAGACCGACTACTCGTTCGATCTGGTGCGCTGA
- the nifD gene encoding nitrogenase molybdenum-iron protein alpha chain has product MSLSVNEGVDVKGLVDKVLEAYPEKSRKRRAKHLNVLEAEAKDCGVKSNIKSIPGVMTIRGCAYAGSKGVVWGPIKDMIHISHGPVGCGYYSWSGRRNYYVGDTGVDSWGTMHFTSDFQEKDIVFGGDKKLHKVIEEINELFPLVNGISIQSECPIGLIGDDIEAVARAKSEELGKPVVPVRCEGFRGVSQSLGHHIANDVIRDWIFEKTEPKEGFVSTPYDVTIIGDYNIGGDAWASRILLEEIGLRVIAQWSGDGTLAELENTPKAKVNLIHCYRSMNYIARHMEEKFGIPWMEYNFFGPSQIAESLRKIAALFDDTIKENAEKVIAKYQPMVDAVIAKFKPRLEGKKVMIYVGGLRPRHVVDAYHDLGMEIVGTGYEFAHNDDYQRTQHYVKEGTLIYDDVTAFELEKFVELMRPDLVASGIKEKYVFQKMGLPFRQMHSWDYSGPYHGYDGFAIFARDMDLAINNPVWGIMKAPF; this is encoded by the coding sequence ATGAGCCTGTCCGTGAACGAAGGCGTCGACGTCAAGGGTCTCGTCGACAAGGTTCTCGAAGCGTATCCCGAGAAGTCGCGCAAGCGCCGCGCCAAGCACCTGAACGTGCTGGAGGCCGAGGCGAAGGACTGCGGCGTCAAGTCGAACATCAAGTCGATCCCCGGTGTGATGACCATCCGTGGTTGCGCCTACGCCGGTTCCAAGGGTGTGGTGTGGGGTCCGATCAAGGACATGATCCACATCTCCCACGGCCCGGTCGGCTGCGGCTACTACTCCTGGTCCGGCCGCCGCAACTACTATGTCGGCGACACCGGCGTGGACAGCTGGGGCACGATGCACTTCACCTCCGACTTCCAGGAGAAGGACATCGTCTTCGGCGGCGACAAGAAGCTGCACAAGGTGATCGAGGAGATCAACGAGCTGTTCCCGCTCGTCAACGGCATCTCCATCCAGTCCGAGTGCCCGATCGGCCTGATCGGCGACGACATCGAGGCGGTCGCCCGCGCCAAGTCCGAGGAACTGGGCAAGCCGGTCGTTCCGGTCCGTTGCGAAGGCTTCCGCGGCGTCTCCCAGTCGCTGGGCCACCACATCGCCAACGACGTCATCCGCGACTGGATCTTCGAGAAGACCGAGCCGAAGGAAGGCTTCGTCTCCACCCCGTACGACGTCACCATCATCGGTGACTACAACATCGGTGGCGACGCCTGGGCCAGCCGCATCCTGCTGGAAGAGATCGGCCTGCGCGTGATCGCCCAGTGGTCGGGCGACGGCACGCTCGCCGAGTTGGAGAACACGCCGAAGGCGAAGGTGAACCTCATCCACTGCTACCGCTCGATGAACTACATCGCGCGCCACATGGAAGAGAAGTTCGGTATTCCGTGGATGGAGTACAACTTCTTCGGCCCGTCGCAGATCGCCGAGTCCCTGCGCAAGATCGCCGCTCTCTTCGATGACACCATCAAGGAGAACGCGGAGAAGGTCATCGCCAAGTACCAGCCGATGGTCGACGCCGTCATCGCCAAGTTCAAGCCGCGGCTCGAAGGCAAGAAGGTGATGATCTACGTCGGCGGCCTGCGTCCGCGCCACGTGGTCGACGCCTACCATGACCTGGGCATGGAGATCGTCGGCACGGGTTACGAGTTCGCCCACAACGACGACTATCAGCGCACCCAGCACTATGTGAAGGAAGGCACGCTGATCTACGACGACGTCACCGCCTTCGAACTGGAGAAGTTCGTCGAACTGATGCGTCCGGACCTCGTCGCTTCGGGCATCAAGGAAAAGTACGTCTTCCAGAAGATGGGCCTGCCCTTCCGCCAGATGCACTCCTGGGATTACTCGGGTCCGTATCACGGCTACGACGGCTTCGCGATCTTCGCCCGCGACATGGATCTGGCCATCAACAACCCCGTCTGGGGCATCATGAAGGCTCCGTTCTAA
- the nifH gene encoding nitrogenase iron protein, whose translation MSLRQIAFYGKGGIGKSTTSQNTLAALVELDQKILIVGCDPKADSTRLILHAKAQDTVLHLAAEAGSVEDLELEDVLKIGYKGIKCVESGGPEPGVGCAGRGVITSINFLEENGAYDDVDYVSYDVLGDVVCGGFAMPIRENKAQEIYIVMSGEMMALYAANNIAKGILKYAHSGGVRLGGLICNERQTDKEIDLASALAARLGTQLIHFVPRDNIVQHAELRRMTVIEYAPDSQQAQEYRQLANKVHANKGKGTIPTPITMEELEEMLMDFGIMKSEEQQLAELQAKEAAKA comes from the coding sequence ATGTCTTTGCGCCAGATTGCGTTCTACGGTAAGGGCGGTATCGGCAAGTCCACCACCTCCCAGAACACCCTGGCCGCGCTGGTCGAGCTGGATCAGAAGATCCTGATCGTCGGCTGCGATCCGAAGGCCGACTCGACCCGCCTGATCCTGCACGCCAAGGCGCAGGACACCGTGCTGCACCTCGCCGCCGAAGCCGGCTCGGTCGAGGATCTGGAGCTCGAGGACGTTCTCAAGATCGGCTACAAGGGCATCAAGTGCGTCGAGTCCGGCGGTCCGGAGCCGGGGGTCGGCTGCGCCGGCCGCGGCGTGATCACCTCGATCAACTTCCTGGAAGAGAACGGCGCCTACGACGACGTGGACTACGTCTCCTACGACGTGCTGGGCGACGTGGTGTGCGGCGGTTTCGCCATGCCCATCCGCGAGAACAAGGCCCAGGAAATCTACATCGTCATGTCCGGTGAGATGATGGCGCTCTACGCCGCCAACAACATCGCCAAGGGCATTCTGAAGTACGCCCACAGCGGCGGCGTGCGCCTCGGCGGCCTGATCTGCAACGAGCGCCAGACCGACAAGGAAATCGACCTCGCCTCCGCCCTGGCCGCCCGCCTCGGCACCCAGCTCATCCACTTCGTGCCGCGCGACAACATCGTGCAGCACGCCGAGCTGCGCCGCATGACGGTGATCGAGTACGCGCCGGACAGCCAGCAGGCCCAGGAATACCGCCAGCTCGCCAACAAGGTCCACGCGAACAAGGGCAAGGGCACCATCCCGACCCCGATCACGATGGAAGAGCTGGAAGAGATGCTGATGGACTTCGGCATCATGAAGTCGGAGGAGCAGCAGCTCGCCGAGCTCCAGGCCAAGGAAGCCGCCAAGGCCTGA